In the genome of Triticum urartu cultivar G1812 chromosome 5, Tu2.1, whole genome shotgun sequence, one region contains:
- the LOC125507610 gene encoding ABC transporter A family member 7-like, producing MAPTWVLLQPQWWSRVGGREAEPKVEEDDQEQLSFVFSSESSIPAMDGSRGPAGFATQANALLRKNLCFQKRNVKTNVCITVFPTLLCVLLLVMQGVINREIGKPEYRCGCACVDTAADGSCRRTECGVQYSTQDQVATCPVPSPPRWPAVLQLPPPESRAVGTASQPLDGLPSPACRDTRSCPAAFLVTGSNRSLAQSLSGQLFPALTSPLNFTDYLHTLSKIVPGSEVPASFRQFLEPAFTPGNTLYIVQPRCRSNFSQTVSVDAGPKPLKLNVDCIQGLSLWRESASVINDELFKGYRQQRESGGGKANEFAAGYDFLSTNTDSLDISIWFNSTYNNNTGVFEMALLRVPRLVNMVSNAYIKFLRGSGAEMLLEYVKDMPKVGSELKLDLSSLLGALFFTWIIELLFPVILTYLVYEKQQKLKIMMKMHGLKAGPYWMITYTYFFALSALYMILFVTFGSLIGLGFFTTNNYSLQIVFYFIYINLQIALAFFAASFFSSVKIATVVGYIYVFGSGLLGAFLLRFFIQDNSFPKGWIVVMEIIPGFSLYRGLYELGQYAFIGTAMGTDGMTWTSLSAPVNGMRTVLIIMVVEWAILLPLAFYLDQVSLLGGGLRKRLLILLKCFKKRAASFRMYSFGRIGSKVIVEMENPDATQEREAVEQLLLEPNANYAIICDNLKKVYHGRDGNPDKLAVRGLSLALPKGQCFGMLGPNGAGKTSFISMMIGLVPPTSGTAYVHGMDIRTDMNEIYTNMGVCPQHDLLWETLTGKEHLLFYGRLKNLKGAELLKATDDSLKSVNLFRGGVGHKQVGKYSGGMKRRLSVAISLIGDPKVVFMDEPSTGLDPASRNSLWSVVKEAKKNRAIILTTHSMEEAEVLCDRLSIFVDGGFQCIGNPKELKARYGGTYVLTITTSPEHEQEVEQLVHRLSPNANRIYHISGTQKFELPKQEVKIASVFHEVESAKCRFSIHAWGLADTTLEDVFIKVAQGAQAFSVNA from the exons ATGGCGCCCACGTGGGTT CTCCTACAACCACAATGGTGGAGCAGAGTTGGCGGGAGGGAGGCGGAACCCAAGGTCGAAGAGGACGACCAAGAGCAGCTGAGCTTTGTCTTCTCCTCCGAATCCAGCATTCCAGCAATGGACGGCTCGAGGGGCCCCGCCGGCTTCGCCACGCAGGCCAACGCCCTCCTCCGCAAGAACCTCTGCTTCCAG AAGCGGAACGTGAAGACGAACGTCTGCATCACCGTCTTCCCGACCCTACTCTGCGTGCTGCTGCTGGTGATGCAGGGCGTCATCAACCGCGAGATCGGCAAGCCGGAGTACCGCTGCGGCTGCGCGTGCGTCGACACGGCCGCCGACGGGAGCTGCCGGAGGACCGAGTGCGGCGTCCAGTACTCCACGCAGGACCAGGTCGCCACCTGCCCGGTCCCCAGCCCGCCGCGGTGGCCGGCCGTGCTCCAGCTGCCCCCGCCCGAGTCCAGGGCCGTCGGGACCGCCTCCCAGCCGCTCGACGGTTTGCCTAGCCCGGCTTGCCGGGACACCCGCTCTTGCCCCGCCGCGTTCCTCGTCACCGGAAGCAACCGCTCGCTCGCCCAAA GTCTTTCGGGTCAACTGTTCCCTGCTCTGACTTCGCCTTTGAATTTCACTGACTATCTACATACACTCTCCAAGATTGTTCCT GGCTCTGAAGTGCCGGCGTCGTTTAGACAGTTTTTAGAGCCAGCGTTTACTCCAGGGAATACTCTGTATATTGTTCAACCTCGGTGTAGGTCCAATTTCTCGCAAACAGTTTCAGTCGATGCTGGGCCGAAACCCCTTAAACTCA ATGTAGACTGCATTCAAGGTTTATCGTTATGGCGTGAAAGCGCATCAGTTATCAATGACGAACTATTTAAGGGTTATAGGCAACAAAGAGAAAGTGGAGGAGGGAAGGCGAATGAGTTTGCTGCAG GTTACGACTTCCTGAGTACAAATACAGATAGTCTTGATATTAGTATTTGGTTCAACTCTACATATAACAACAATACCGGAGTTTTTGAAATGGCATTATTACGAGTACCACGCTTGGTTAACATG GTGTCCAACGCATACATCAAGTTTCTCAGAGGAAGTGGAGCAGAAATGCTGCTTGAATATGTTAAAGATATGCCTAAAGTAGGATCAGAACTTAAACTTGACCTGTCTTCTCTTCTTGGTGCGCTATTCTTCacatggatcattgagctactgtTTCCA GTTATACTAACATATCTCGTGTATGAGAAGCAACAAAAGCTGAAAATTATGATGAAGATGCATGGTTTGAAGGCCGGTCCTTACTGGATGATAACTTATACTTACTTCTTTGCTCTATCAGCTCTCTATATGATACTATTTGTCACTTTTGGCTCCTTGATAG GTCTGGGTTTCTTTACAACAAATAATTACAGCCTTCAGATTGTTTTCTACTTCATCTACATAAATCTGCAGATTGCTCTCGCATTTTTCGCAGCATCGTTCTTTTCTTCTGTCAAAATAGCCACAG TGGTTGGTTACATCTATGTATTTGGTTCTGGTTTACTAGGGGCATTTCTTCTGCGCTTTTTTATCCAGGATAATAGTTTCCCGA AGGGTTGGATAGTGGTGATGGAGATTATCCCTGGATTTTCACTTTACAGAGGGTTATACGAGCTTGGTCAATATGCATTCATTGGAACTGCAATGGGAACCGATGGTATGACGTGGACTAGTTTGAGTGCCCCTGTCAATGGAATGCGTACTGTATTGATTATCATGGTTGTTGAATGGGCAATACTTCTCCCATTGGCATTTTATTTGGATCAAGTCTCATTACTGGGTGGTGGACTCCGAAAAAGGTTGTTAATCTTGTTGAAATGCTTTAAGAAGCGAGCTGCATCATTCCGGATGTATAGCTTTGGTCGGATAGGATCTAAAGTAATAGTTGAAATGGAGAACCCCGACGCGACTCAGGAA AGAGAGGCCGTTGAGCAGCTTCTGCTGGAACCCAATGCAAATTATGCTATTATATGTGATAACCTAAAGAAGGTTTACCATGGAAGGGATGGAAATCCTGACAAGCTTGCAGTTCGTGGGTTGTCTCTTGCCCTCCCGAAAGGCCAATGTTTTGGGATGCTTGGCCCAAATGGGGCTGGGAAAACATCCTTCATTAGTATG ATGATTGGGCTCGTTCCACCTACGTCTGGCACTGCTTATGTCCATGGAATGGATATACGTACTGATATGAACGAAATATACACAAATATGGGTGTCTGCCCACAACATGA CTTACTTTGGGAAACATTGACGGGAAAAGAGCATCTGTTGTTTTATGGAAGACTAAAAAATCTTAAAGGCGCTGAATTGCTGAAG GCAACTGATGATTCTCTGAAGAGTGTTAACCTATTCCGTGGTGGTGTCGGTCATAAGCAAGTGGGGAAGTACAGTGGGGGCATGAAACGGAGGCTTAGTGTCGCAATCTCCTTAATTGGAGATCCCAAG GTTGTCTTCATGGATGAGCCGAGCACTGGACTAGATCCAGCATCAAGAAATAGCCTGTGGAGTGTTGTGAAGGAAGCGAAGAAAAACCGTGCCATCATTCTTACAA CACATTCAATGGAAGAGGCAGAGGTACTATGTGATAGACTCAGTATTTTTGTTGATGGTGGTTTCCAATGCATTGGAAATCCGAAAGAG CTAAAAGCAAGATATGGGGGTACCTATGTGCTCACAATCACAACATCTCCGGAACATGAGCAGGAGGTTGAACAACTGGTTCACCGTTTATCGCCAAATGCGAACAGGATATATCACATATCTGGAACACAGAAATTTGAGCTGCCAAAGCAGGAGGTGAAGATAGCAAGCGTCTTCCATGAAGTTGAGAGTGCAAAATGCCGTTTTAGCATACACGCTTGGGGGCTCGCTGACACCACCTTGGAAGATGTCTTCATCAAGGTTGCCCAGGGAGCACAAGCCTTTAGTGTGAATGCGTAA